A region of Streptomyces sp. WMMC500 DNA encodes the following proteins:
- a CDS encoding histidine kinase, with protein sequence MTTDTAGTAREAMAQDTETTAAGGGTPAGRDGDTEAPPAPPPTHRIHAAAQHVRAFDARHPSVWDAVLAALVALPGLVQLSVSDWRDSRDQPGDPADLSSVPTAVPWLLWAGMVLAMPWRRRYPFAVFSGVAALTFVHDAYDLVLVSVLAIGIALYNVALRLPLSRLLWVAGILAVNIGAEALREPPEDFVRDYLPVVALVAAIVMSGITVRTRRDYIASLLDRADRLEVERDQRARLAAAAERARIAREMHDIVAHNLSVIVGLADGGAYAARGGGRPAAAGTGDAPATDRSADGSADRSAERPAQALEAISATGREALGELRRLLGVLHAHGPDPAHLAPQPGLAELEPLLERVREAGLPVRCTVRGDAGTLSEGRQLTVYRIVQEALTNTLKHGGGGATAAVRLDCAAGGVEIEVTDTGTPSGRDGGGDPGRGVAGMRERAAVYGGVLDVGPAPGGGWRVYATLPPGPCSSPEAAP encoded by the coding sequence ATGACGACAGACACGGCAGGAACGGCGCGGGAAGCGATGGCGCAGGATACGGAGACGACGGCCGCGGGCGGCGGGACGCCGGCAGGCAGGGACGGCGACACGGAAGCGCCGCCCGCGCCCCCGCCCACGCACCGGATCCACGCCGCCGCGCAGCACGTTCGGGCCTTCGACGCCCGTCACCCGTCCGTGTGGGACGCGGTGCTGGCCGCCCTCGTCGCCCTCCCCGGCCTCGTGCAGCTCAGCGTCAGCGACTGGCGCGACTCCCGGGACCAGCCCGGCGACCCCGCCGATCTGTCGTCGGTGCCGACCGCCGTGCCGTGGCTGCTCTGGGCGGGGATGGTGCTGGCGATGCCGTGGCGCCGGCGGTATCCGTTCGCGGTGTTCTCCGGCGTCGCCGCGCTGACCTTCGTCCATGACGCGTACGATCTGGTGCTCGTCTCCGTGCTCGCCATCGGCATCGCCCTGTACAACGTCGCGCTGCGGCTGCCGTTGTCGAGGCTGCTGTGGGTCGCCGGGATCCTGGCGGTGAACATCGGCGCGGAGGCGCTGCGCGAGCCGCCGGAGGACTTCGTCCGCGATTACCTGCCGGTCGTCGCCCTCGTCGCGGCGATCGTGATGAGCGGCATCACCGTGCGCACCAGGCGCGACTACATCGCCTCGCTGCTCGACCGGGCGGACCGGCTGGAGGTCGAGCGCGACCAGCGGGCCCGGCTCGCCGCCGCGGCCGAACGCGCCCGGATCGCACGCGAGATGCACGACATCGTGGCCCACAACCTGTCGGTGATCGTCGGCCTCGCGGACGGCGGCGCGTACGCGGCCCGCGGCGGCGGGCGCCCCGCGGCGGCCGGGACCGGTGACGCGCCCGCCACCGATCGGTCCGCCGACGGGTCCGCCGACCGGTCCGCGGAGCGGCCGGCGCAGGCGCTGGAGGCGATCTCCGCCACCGGCCGGGAGGCGCTGGGCGAGCTGCGCCGGCTGCTGGGCGTCCTGCACGCGCACGGCCCGGACCCCGCGCACCTCGCGCCGCAGCCGGGTCTGGCCGAACTGGAGCCGCTGCTGGAGCGGGTACGGGAGGCGGGGCTGCCGGTGCGCTGTACGGTGCGCGGAGACGCGGGAACGCTGTCGGAGGGGCGGCAGTTGACGGTCTACCGGATCGTGCAGGAGGCGCTCACGAACACGCTGAAGCACGGGGGCGGGGGCGCGACGGCGGCGGTACGGCTCGACTGCGCGGCGGGCGGAGTGGAGATCGAGGTGACCGACACGGGGACGCCCTCCGGGCGGGACGGCGGCGGGGACCCCGGCCGGGGCGTCGCGGGCATGCGCGAGCGCGCCGCGGTCTACGGCGGCGTCCTCGACGTGGGCCCCGCCCCCGGCGGCGGCTGGCGCGTGTACGCCACGCTGCCGCCCGGGCCCTGCTCCTCGCCGGAGGCGGCTCCGTGA
- a CDS encoding ABC transporter permease: protein MSTPPLTAPPTPPGPGAASTGAGGRAGYRVTYPRVLRSEWSKLWSLRSTWYALAAVVVLALGIGLAVGATYTDSGDDSGDPVEMSLLGLNFGLLILPVLGILTSAGEWSTGMVRATMTAVPRRLPVLGAKAAVFGAVCFVLTLATALATFPLAQAFLGGTSLAAGFGDPGVGRALVTTAAGAALIGVLGVAVGALLRSVPASIGAFVAVLMVVPNVAPLLPYEWVEDAVAYTPLAAMEPLMAAAVEPDTPPVGGALVSMAVWAAAGLAAAAVRLRRNDV from the coding sequence ATGAGCACCCCGCCCCTGACCGCACCCCCGACCCCGCCCGGCCCGGGCGCCGCGAGCACCGGTGCCGGCGGCCGTGCCGGCTACCGCGTGACGTACCCGCGCGTACTGCGCTCGGAGTGGTCGAAGCTGTGGTCGCTCCGCTCGACCTGGTACGCACTGGCGGCCGTCGTCGTGCTGGCGCTCGGCATCGGTCTCGCCGTCGGCGCCACGTACACCGACAGCGGCGACGACTCCGGTGACCCCGTCGAGATGTCCCTGCTCGGCCTGAACTTCGGCCTGCTGATCCTGCCGGTGCTGGGCATCCTCACCTCCGCGGGCGAGTGGTCGACGGGGATGGTGCGGGCCACCATGACGGCGGTGCCGCGCCGGCTGCCGGTGCTGGGCGCCAAGGCCGCCGTGTTCGGCGCCGTGTGCTTCGTCCTGACGCTGGCGACGGCGCTGGCGACCTTCCCGCTGGCGCAGGCGTTCCTCGGCGGCACCTCCCTCGCCGCCGGCTTCGGCGACCCCGGAGTGGGGCGGGCGCTGGTCACCACGGCCGCGGGGGCGGCGCTGATCGGCGTGCTCGGGGTGGCCGTCGGTGCGCTGCTGCGCAGCGTCCCGGCGTCCATCGGGGCGTTCGTGGCGGTGCTGATGGTCGTACCGAACGTGGCGCCGCTGCTGCCGTACGAGTGGGTCGAGGACGCGGTGGCTTACACCCCGCTGGCCGCCATGGAGCCGCTGATGGCCGCGGCCGTGGAGCCGGACACGCCGCCGGTGGGCGGCGCGCTGGTCAGCATGGCCGTGTGGGCGGCGGCCGGGCTGGCCGCGGCGGCAGTGCGGCTGCGGCGTAATGACGTCTGA
- a CDS encoding ATP-binding cassette domain-containing protein, which yields MTIEVRGLTKRYGEKTAVDDLTFTVRPGTVTGFLGPNGAGKSTTMRLIVGLDAPTRGSVTVGGRPYARHPAPLTELGALLETRSVHTGRSAYKHLLALALTHGIPRGRVEEVIEAVGLAGAARKRAGGFSLGMGQRLGIAAALLADPAAVVLDEPVNGLDPEGVLWIRNLLKALAAEGRTVFVSSHLMSEMALTAEHLVVVGRGRLLADTTVAEFVRSAGRDEVSLKSPQAGRLRELLAGPGVEVTSDAPGELRVRGVGAEDIGLTAAAHGVPLFELTPHRVSLEEAFMELTRDAVEYHAPAAGRQEEIAA from the coding sequence ATGACGATCGAAGTACGCGGACTCACCAAGCGGTACGGCGAGAAGACCGCCGTCGACGACCTGACCTTCACCGTGCGCCCGGGCACGGTGACCGGCTTCCTCGGGCCCAACGGCGCCGGCAAGTCCACCACGATGCGCCTCATCGTGGGCCTGGACGCACCGACCCGCGGCTCCGTCACCGTGGGCGGGCGCCCGTACGCGCGGCACCCGGCGCCGCTCACGGAGCTCGGCGCGCTGCTGGAGACCCGGTCGGTGCACACCGGGCGCAGTGCGTACAAGCACCTGCTCGCGCTCGCCCTGACCCACGGCATCCCGCGCGGCCGGGTGGAGGAGGTGATCGAGGCGGTGGGGCTGGCCGGTGCGGCGCGCAAGCGCGCCGGCGGGTTCTCGCTGGGCATGGGGCAGCGGCTCGGCATCGCCGCCGCGCTGCTGGCCGACCCGGCGGCCGTCGTGCTCGACGAACCGGTCAACGGCCTGGACCCCGAGGGCGTCCTGTGGATACGCAACCTGCTCAAGGCGCTGGCGGCGGAGGGCCGCACGGTGTTCGTCTCGTCCCACCTGATGAGCGAGATGGCGCTGACCGCCGAGCACCTGGTCGTCGTCGGCCGCGGGCGGCTGCTCGCGGACACGACGGTGGCGGAGTTCGTGCGGTCCGCCGGGCGCGACGAGGTGTCGCTGAAGTCACCGCAGGCGGGCCGGTTGCGGGAGCTGCTGGCCGGCCCCGGAGTCGAGGTCACCTCGGACGCGCCGGGCGAACTGCGGGTCCGCGGCGTCGGCGCCGAGGACATCGGCCTGACGGCCGCCGCACACGGCGTGCCGCTGTTCGAGCTGACGCCGCACCGGGTGTCGCTGGAGGAGGCGTTCATGGAGCTGACCCGGGACGCCGTCGAGTACCACGCCCCCGCCGCGGGGCGGCAGGAGGAGATCGCCGCATGA
- a CDS encoding DMT family transporter has protein sequence MAAAAVTVVLWASAFVSIRDAGEHFSPGALALGRLLAGSVALALLLVVRREGLPPRAAWPGIAVSGALWFGVYMVALNWGEQLVDAGTAAMVVNVGPMLIALLSGWLLKEGFPPMLLAGLAVSFAGAVVVGISMSDGGSSSLGGVLLCLLAAATYASGVVSQKPALAHASPLQATAFGCMTGAVLCLPFTWQLAGQVGDAPLSATANMVYLGIFPTALAFTTWAYALARTTAGKMGATTYAVPALVVLMSWAALGEVPEVPTLLGGALCLAGVAVSRRRGIRPGARVVAGGGTAAGSGAAGGAAADGVPAAGAVPQTREPRPGESAAGQPAREEKPC, from the coding sequence ATGGCCGCGGCGGCGGTGACGGTGGTGCTGTGGGCGTCGGCGTTCGTCTCGATCCGGGACGCGGGCGAGCACTTCAGCCCCGGCGCACTGGCGCTCGGCCGGCTTCTGGCGGGCTCCGTTGCGCTGGCGCTGCTCCTCGTCGTGCGCCGGGAGGGGCTGCCGCCGCGGGCGGCGTGGCCGGGCATCGCCGTGTCCGGCGCGCTCTGGTTCGGGGTGTACATGGTGGCGCTCAACTGGGGTGAGCAGTTGGTCGACGCGGGCACGGCCGCCATGGTCGTGAACGTCGGGCCGATGCTCATAGCGCTGCTCAGCGGCTGGCTGCTGAAGGAGGGCTTCCCGCCGATGCTGCTGGCGGGTCTGGCCGTGTCCTTCGCGGGCGCCGTGGTGGTCGGGATATCGATGTCCGACGGGGGCAGCTCGTCGCTCGGCGGGGTGCTGCTGTGCCTGCTGGCCGCGGCGACGTACGCAAGCGGGGTCGTCAGCCAGAAGCCGGCCCTGGCGCACGCCTCGCCACTGCAGGCCACCGCCTTCGGCTGCATGACGGGCGCGGTGCTGTGCCTGCCGTTCACCTGGCAGTTGGCGGGGCAGGTGGGCGACGCGCCGCTGTCGGCAACGGCGAACATGGTGTATCTCGGCATCTTCCCGACGGCGCTGGCGTTCACGACGTGGGCGTACGCGCTGGCGCGCACCACGGCGGGGAAGATGGGCGCCACGACGTACGCGGTGCCGGCGCTGGTGGTGCTGATGTCCTGGGCGGCGCTGGGCGAGGTGCCGGAGGTGCCGACGCTGCTGGGCGGCGCGCTGTGCCTGGCGGGCGTGGCCGTGTCGCGACGGCGGGGCATACGCCCGGGAGCGCGCGTCGTCGCCGGGGGCGGTACGGCGGCGGGTTCCGGCGCGGCGGGAGGCGCGGCGGCGGACGGGGTGCCGGCGGCCGGTGCGGTGCCGCAGACACGGGAACCCCGGCCCGGGGAGTCTGCGGCCGGGCAGCCGGCGCGGGAGGAGAAGCCCTGCTGA
- a CDS encoding chorismate mutase: MTDHPSSPSAMDGLTDSAVRAELDRLRDSIDNIDAAVVHMLAERFKCTQQVGRLKAAHHLPPADPAREARQITRLRELAENAKLDPAFAEKLLNFIIAEVIRHHETIANSAAPEPPARG, from the coding sequence ATGACCGACCACCCCTCGTCTCCGTCGGCCATGGACGGCCTCACCGACTCCGCGGTACGAGCCGAGCTCGACCGGCTCCGCGACAGCATCGACAACATCGACGCGGCCGTCGTGCACATGCTCGCCGAACGCTTCAAATGCACCCAGCAGGTCGGCCGCCTCAAGGCCGCCCACCACCTGCCCCCCGCCGACCCCGCCCGCGAGGCCCGCCAGATCACCCGCCTCCGCGAGCTGGCGGAGAACGCCAAGCTGGACCCGGCATTCGCGGAGAAACTTCTCAACTTCATCATCGCCGAGGTCATCCGCCACCACGAGACCATCGCCAACTCCGCCGCCCCGGAGCCGCCCGCGCGCGGCTGA
- the pepN gene encoding aminopeptidase N, with the protein MPALTRAEAQLRADLLDVRHYAVDLDLTRGAEVFGSSTVITFAARAAEETFVEIRPAELVRVTLDGRDLDTGALDDNRLALHPGEGEHELRVEAVMRYSRTGEGMHRFTDPADGETYVYSQLFLDDVQRVFAAFDQPDLKAVFDVSVTAPAGWTVLGNGIAHQEADRGPDADPAAGVRWRLTTTPPLATYFVAVAAGPWHSVHTEHAGLPFGLHCRRSLAGHLDADADELFDITRRCFDRYHERFAEPYPFDSYDQAFVPEFNANAMENPGLVTFRDEFVYRSAVTDTERQTRAMVIAHEMAHMWFGDLVTLRWWDDIWLNESFAEYMGYQILTEATRFTGTWTDFAIARKSWGYDADQRPSTHPVAPPRVADSASALQNFDGISYAKGASVLRQLVAWMGEKDFFAGLDDYFSRHRFGNATLADFIESLARASGRDVPEWADAWLRTTGVDTFRPETWEGEDDVWVLEVEHTGRRPHRLDVGLYDEAPDEPGRLVLREKVAQEFAADLGLKSASAEGRAPDLVLVNDGDLTYAKIRLDERSWETAVRCLSGIPDPLSRAVLWNAARDMVRDAELPPADYLRAAAAHLPAEDDLAVVQGVLAFARGPVANGYVPDEDRPAARATVAGICRELLRRTDGNADPGLRLAAVRALVDCADEPDEVRDWLAAGTVPGGPVLDPDLRWRCLTRLAVLGAATPERIEAEVARDPGASAQEGAARCLAALPGAGAKAAAWERMYGDGDAAAGGEPSNYLFTATAAGFWQSEHREVLAPYVPRWFAETPALAARRGPAIAQAAGRWGFPRGFVDAETLRLGEECLARDELVPALRRRLADQLDDLGRTLRVRQAAGAGGA; encoded by the coding sequence ATGCCCGCACTCACCCGCGCCGAGGCGCAGCTCCGCGCCGACCTGCTGGACGTCCGCCACTACGCCGTCGACCTCGACCTGACGCGCGGTGCGGAGGTCTTCGGCTCCAGCACCGTGATCACCTTCGCCGCCCGCGCGGCGGAGGAGACGTTCGTCGAGATCAGGCCCGCTGAGCTGGTACGGGTCACGCTCGACGGCCGGGACCTGGACACCGGCGCGCTCGACGACAACCGCCTCGCGCTGCACCCCGGCGAGGGCGAGCACGAACTGCGCGTCGAGGCCGTCATGCGCTACTCGCGCACGGGCGAGGGCATGCACCGCTTCACGGACCCCGCCGACGGCGAGACGTACGTCTACAGCCAGCTCTTCCTGGACGACGTGCAGCGCGTCTTCGCCGCGTTCGACCAGCCCGACCTCAAGGCCGTCTTCGACGTCTCCGTCACCGCGCCCGCCGGCTGGACCGTGCTCGGCAACGGCATCGCCCACCAGGAAGCGGACCGCGGACCGGACGCCGATCCCGCAGCCGGCGTCCGCTGGCGGCTGACCACCACGCCGCCGCTGGCCACCTACTTCGTCGCCGTCGCCGCAGGACCCTGGCACTCGGTCCACACCGAGCACGCCGGGCTGCCCTTCGGCCTGCACTGCCGCCGCTCGCTCGCCGGCCACCTCGACGCCGACGCCGACGAGCTGTTCGACATCACCCGGCGCTGCTTCGACCGCTACCACGAGCGGTTCGCCGAGCCGTACCCCTTCGACTCCTACGACCAGGCGTTCGTCCCGGAGTTCAACGCCAACGCCATGGAGAACCCGGGCCTGGTCACCTTCCGCGACGAGTTCGTCTACCGCTCCGCCGTCACCGACACCGAGCGCCAGACCCGGGCCATGGTCATCGCGCACGAGATGGCGCACATGTGGTTCGGCGACCTGGTCACGCTGCGCTGGTGGGACGACATCTGGCTGAACGAGTCGTTCGCCGAGTACATGGGCTACCAGATCCTCACCGAGGCCACCCGCTTCACCGGCACCTGGACCGACTTCGCCATCGCCCGCAAGAGCTGGGGCTACGACGCCGACCAGCGGCCCTCCACGCACCCCGTCGCCCCGCCCCGCGTCGCGGACAGCGCCTCCGCGCTGCAGAACTTCGACGGCATCTCGTACGCGAAGGGCGCGAGCGTCCTGCGCCAACTCGTCGCCTGGATGGGCGAGAAGGACTTCTTCGCCGGCCTCGACGACTACTTCTCCCGGCACCGCTTCGGCAACGCCACCCTCGCCGACTTCATCGAGTCCCTGGCCCGCGCCTCCGGCCGCGACGTGCCGGAGTGGGCCGACGCGTGGCTGCGTACCACCGGCGTCGACACCTTCCGGCCGGAGACCTGGGAGGGCGAGGACGACGTGTGGGTGCTGGAGGTCGAGCACACGGGGCGCCGCCCGCACCGGCTGGACGTCGGCCTCTACGACGAGGCCCCGGACGAGCCGGGCCGGCTGGTGCTGCGCGAGAAGGTGGCGCAGGAGTTCGCCGCGGACCTGGGGCTGAAGTCCGCGTCCGCGGAGGGCCGGGCGCCCGACCTCGTCCTCGTCAACGACGGCGACCTCACGTACGCCAAGATCCGGCTCGACGAGCGCTCCTGGGAGACCGCCGTCCGCTGCCTGTCCGGTATCCCCGACCCGCTCAGCCGGGCCGTGCTGTGGAACGCCGCCCGCGACATGGTCCGCGACGCCGAACTCCCGCCCGCCGACTACCTCCGGGCCGCCGCCGCCCACCTGCCGGCGGAGGACGACCTCGCCGTCGTCCAGGGCGTGCTGGCCTTCGCCCGCGGGCCGGTCGCCAACGGCTACGTACCCGACGAGGACCGCCCGGCGGCCCGCGCGACCGTCGCGGGGATCTGCCGCGAACTGCTGCGCCGCACCGACGGCAACGCCGACCCCGGGCTGCGGCTCGCGGCCGTACGCGCCCTCGTCGACTGCGCCGACGAGCCCGACGAGGTCCGCGACTGGCTCGCCGCCGGCACCGTCCCCGGCGGCCCCGTGCTCGACCCCGACCTGCGCTGGCGCTGCCTCACCCGGCTCGCCGTCCTCGGCGCCGCGACCCCGGAGCGGATCGAGGCGGAGGTCGCCCGCGACCCCGGCGCCTCCGCGCAGGAGGGGGCCGCGCGGTGCCTGGCCGCGCTCCCGGGGGCCGGGGCGAAGGCGGCGGCCTGGGAGAGGATGTACGGGGACGGGGACGCGGCAGCCGGCGGGGAGCCCTCCAACTACCTGTTCACCGCCACCGCCGCCGGCTTCTGGCAGTCGGAGCACCGCGAGGTGCTGGCCCCGTACGTGCCGCGCTGGTTCGCCGAGACGCCCGCGCTCGCCGCGCGCCGCGGCCCCGCCATCGCGCAGGCGGCGGGGCGCTGGGGGTTCCCGCGGGGGTTCGTGGACGCGGAGACGCTGCGCCTCGGGGAGGAGTGCCTGGCGCGCGACGAGCTGGTGCCGGCGCTGCGCAGGCGGCTCGCCGACCAGCTCGACGACCTGGGCCGGACGCTGCGGGTACGCCAGGCGGCGGGCGCCGGGGGCGCGTAG